A genomic segment from Saprospiraceae bacterium encodes:
- a CDS encoding type II CAAX endopeptidase family protein — translation MKPLPAPFFQRFWKTLIRLIGFLLCFLVITGILAAAVFGLLPIPSPFVDGNDFSDVNIWSMVVLWAILSLATYLSIQLFWVKIDKLALRPIGLSSHNFWPNFSYGTGLGVAMISIGYLLMLLFGVANLQAGTFLFFPFLGWLIFFLIQPFFEELLFRGYVLRLIERYFSTWTAIIVSSILFGLVHAPNENFSLIGLLSIGLSGLLMGWLFVRTGSLWAPTGLHFSWNFFQGVVFGYPTSGINTYQLLENQYSGPEWLSGGEFGFEGSIIAVLLLLGVFVWDWRKGETAIIADIAVAESEQDLADL, via the coding sequence TTGAAGCCCCTACCCGCTCCATTTTTCCAAAGGTTTTGGAAAACACTAATTCGCTTAATTGGATTCCTCCTTTGTTTTTTAGTCATAACGGGCATCCTGGCAGCAGCCGTTTTCGGATTATTACCCATTCCATCTCCCTTTGTAGATGGAAATGACTTTAGCGATGTCAATATTTGGTCCATGGTTGTCCTGTGGGCCATTCTAAGCTTGGCCACTTATCTCTCCATCCAACTTTTTTGGGTTAAAATAGATAAGCTGGCTCTTCGACCAATAGGTTTATCATCGCATAATTTTTGGCCAAACTTCTCCTATGGTACGGGCCTGGGTGTGGCAATGATTAGCATCGGTTATTTGCTCATGTTGCTATTTGGCGTAGCCAACCTTCAAGCGGGGACGTTCCTATTCTTTCCTTTTTTAGGCTGGCTCATCTTTTTTCTTATACAACCCTTTTTTGAAGAATTACTCTTCCGTGGCTATGTACTTCGCCTCATAGAACGCTATTTTAGCACCTGGACGGCCATTATTGTATCCTCCATTCTCTTTGGCCTCGTCCATGCCCCAAATGAAAATTTTTCCTTGATTGGCCTATTGAGTATCGGTTTGTCAGGCCTACTCATGGGCTGGCTATTCGTTAGGACCGGGAGCCTCTGGGCGCCAACGGGCCTTCACTTTAGTTGGAATTTCTTCCAAGGCGTTGTCTTCGGCTACCCTACTAGTGGCATTAACACCTACCAATTGCTAGAGAATCAGTATTCAGGGCCAGAATGGCTCTCGGGCGGGGAGTTTGGATTTGAAGGGTCGATTATTGCCGTGTTGCTGTTGCTGGGCGTTTTTGTGTGGGATTGGCGGAAGGGGGAGACAGCCATAATTGCCGACATCGCTGTAGCTGAATCTGAACAAGATTTAGCTGATCTGTGA